A region from the Canis lupus dingo isolate Sandy chromosome X, ASM325472v2, whole genome shotgun sequence genome encodes:
- the LOC112654486 gene encoding proteasome maturation protein-like — protein MNARGLGSQLKDNIPVTELSASGTFEQRDLLRKGLPCMKNELLPSHPLELTEKNFQLNQDKMNFSTLRNIQGLFAPLKLQMEFKAVQQVQRLPFLPSSNFSLDILRGNDETIGFEDILNDMSQVN, from the coding sequence ATGAATGCCAGAGGACTTGGATCTCAGCTGAAGGACAATATTCCAGTTACTGAACTTTCAGCAAGTGGAACTTTTGAACAGCGTGATCTTCTTCGAAAAGGTCTCCCTTGCATGAAAAATGAGCTTTTGCCCAGTCATCCTCTtgaattaacagaaaaaaatttccagctcaaccaagataaaatgaatttttctacaCTAAGAAACATCCAAGGTCTGTTTGCTCCACTAAAATTACAAATGGAATTCAAGGCAGTGCAGCAGGTTCAGCGTCTTCCATTTCTCCCAAGCTCAAACTTTTCATTGGATATTTTAAGGGGTAATGATGAGACTATTGGATTTGAAGATATTCTTAATGACATGTCACAAGTGAACTAA